The following DNA comes from Halobacillus litoralis.
CGATTATTCTGGCCAATAATATTCAAACCCAGTTGATTGAAGAATCAGCCAGGGAAGACTTTCCCATCGTCGTTTTGGATCGTGAAGTACAAAATCCATATGCGATCCATGTGGAAGTCAATAACCGCCAGGGTGCCTTTGAAGCCACCGAACACCTTATTGAAAAAGGACATCGGTCACTCGGTTATGTAAGTGGTCCCATGGATTCACATGATAACGAGGAACGATTCACTGGATTTTCTGATGCATTAGAGCACTATGACATTCCGTTTCAATCCCGTCTGAAAATCAGTGGAGACTTTACTAGGGAAGGCGGCTACAGGGCTACCAAGATGTTGATTGCCCAGCAGAATTTACCGGATGCTATTTTTTATGCCAATGATGAAATGGCTGTCGGCGGTCTGCAGGCCTTCAAGGAAAAAGGTATCCAGGTCCCTGCTGATATTTCAATTGTGGGATTTGACGACATCCAATTAGCTGAGTACGTAAATCCACCACTAACGACTGTGAGGCAGCCGAAGTACGAAGCGGGTGCGTTAGCGGTCCATATGATCTTTCAAATGTTGGCTGGAGAAAAAGTAGAGAAGTCGTTCAATCTTTCGACAGAATTGGTGGAGCGTTCTTCTGTAAAAATGAAGTGAAAATAAAAAGAGACTGGGATAAAAGAATTTTCCCACTAGAAAACCCGAACGAAATTTGTTCGGGTTTTCATTATGAACATACGCCACTCCGGCAACATACTTCGCTTTTCGCCGGCACGGCCTCAGCCCCCGGAACAAAGCTCGCTTTGTTCCGGGGACTTCACCTCGTGCTGTTCCCGCAGGGAGTCTACGTGTGTTGCCTTCACTCCATTTGATCCATTCTACTATATTGTTCGTCTTTTCCAGTGGCTAAGTTATCATTTAGTCCCAAGCTCTTTTTTATTTGATGGAGAATTCTTCCTTGATGAGCAGTTCTTCAGGTGCTTTTCCGATATCTGATTCATGGAAGTAATCTCTGATCACGCCATCTTTCAGGTAATTGATGATTGAAACCATTGTCATGCCCTGATCAAGAGCGAGATAAGCGTTTGTAACTTCCCCGGTTTCCACATTCACAGAATCCAGAAAACCGTATTTCCCATATATATCGAAACGTTTCAATTGCTGGATATTTTTGAATGCTTCCATTGGTGCGTAATCCAGTGCTAAGAATGTAGCGTGAGGGGTGACTGTTCCATCTGATTCATAGCCGTCCATCCCTAGTGGTGTGGCAGCGAATTCGGAGTAATCTTCTGGTGTAGCGGCTGGAGACATCCCCCATGCTGCATACCCTTGTTCTTTAGCATATTCAATCTGAATCTCAGCATGCCGTTGGTTATTGAGGCCAAGCGCATCTTTGCCGAGTTCTTGTTCTTTCAAAACGAGGGGTGGCATGAGAGCTTCGAACATGCTTCCGCCCCAACTAGGTACATATTTTGTGCCGTTGTAGCTATAGTGTCCTTCAAATACATCTACTCCATCATACGTTTCCATATATCCTTCTGGGACCTGTGCCTGCCAGTCCCAGCTCTCCGGCATTGTCCGATGCATCTTCCACCAATGTTCTTCAGGGACATCCCCCTTTCCGATAGCGATATAACTAGCTACACGAGGTTCTGTGTAAAAAGCTCCGTAATGGTGGGCGGTGTAACTCTCAGCAGCTAC
Coding sequences within:
- a CDS encoding glucoamylase family protein codes for the protein MRKLSALLLVLLLTISAGLPSATIAKQPSKGKEVALSKQLKAISKQTYRYFEEFTVEETGLTYDAIRYDDNGEMIPQKHTSPTNIGIYMMSTIAAEEAGHLSHKKAKEKIKTTLDTLEDMEKWNGLFYNWYNTSDGSLYTDWGEFISTVDNGWLSAGLIVVGQAYPELHDQSDEIVQNMDYSTLYTPEVGQMRGGYDVAAESYTAHHYGAFYTEPRVASYIAIGKGDVPEEHWWKMHRTMPESWDWQAQVPEGYMETYDGVDVFEGHYSYNGTKYVPSWGGSMFEALMPPLVLKEQELGKDALGLNNQRHAEIQIEYAKEQGYAAWGMSPAATPEDYSEFAATPLGMDGYESDGTVTPHATFLALDYAPMEAFKNIQQLKRFDIYGKYGFLDSVNVETGEVTNAYLALDQGMTMVSIINYLKDGVIRDYFHESDIGKAPEELLIKEEFSIK
- a CDS encoding LacI family DNA-binding transcriptional regulator — translated: MATIKDVAKRAGVALSTASYALNGSSKVSGATIEKVMRAARELNYQKNGFASDLKRTKTNTIALILSDMSGPYFSELIKGVQEVTASNQYDLIACSSVGGSRSTATKFLREKRVDGAIILANNIQTQLIEESAREDFPIVVLDREVQNPYAIHVEVNNRQGAFEATEHLIEKGHRSLGYVSGPMDSHDNEERFTGFSDALEHYDIPFQSRLKISGDFTREGGYRATKMLIAQQNLPDAIFYANDEMAVGGLQAFKEKGIQVPADISIVGFDDIQLAEYVNPPLTTVRQPKYEAGALAVHMIFQMLAGEKVEKSFNLSTELVERSSVKMK